actgcaactttttcggctCTCACACCCGAAACCTGCGACtgttattgaacgaaacccagcgcaggtcAACGCgacatctgccattgtcttctacaagAACTCTGCAGGTCGGAGTCATCGGACTTTTAACTCCATTGTggattaataaatcacaaaacattttagttttgtttttttatttttttttgcacgaaaaaattgtgattttcctctttaaaagtctGACAAGAAAAATATTCGGACTAAAATATAACCCCCTTAGTTCTTTGAATATCTAGTGATGGCTTACTATTTTATGTCATTTTACTAATGATCATTTTCTTTTGCTGCTTTGTTTGTTACGCTTCTCTTTTTACAGCTCAGGGAGGCAGCAGCACTTCTTCTACTACGTCCACTTCAACATCCACTTCAACGTCTTCCTCCACCTCCTCGTCATCCTCCACTGTCCCCACTTCTACAACAACCACCACTTCCACATCCTTCCCCAATGTTTCTTCAGTTCCCTCTGCCCAGCTCCCACCTGGCACTGACCAACACCTCTCTCAACTCCTGGGCTCTTTACTGGGAACTGCCAGCTCAGGGATGTCAAACCTCACTATGGGTTCACCGAGTATTACAGTGACTGTGCCTGGAATGCCTGCCTTTTTACAGGGTGTTACAGATATATTACAGGTATCTATTCTCATGCAAATATATGTACGTGGTGTTCAAATGCAGTTTCATACATATGCGTTTCCAGTCCTTTAAAAATATCTGTTGCCTTTTATTGTGTGCTCTTTTCAATCTGTGactactttttaaaggaacagtaaaacacaaaaaagtgttttaaagtactgtTGCCATGTgcttgtaaaactggtgtttgcttcagaaactctacaatagtttatataaacaagctgctgtgtagccatgggggcagccattcaagcacaggatacacagtagataacatataagtactactatagtttatataaacaagctgctgtgtagccatgggggcagccattcaagcacaggatacacagtagataacatataagtactactatagtttatacaaaaaagctgctgtgtagccatggggacagccatttaaagcagaaaatgagaaaatgcacaggttacacagcagataacagataagttctgcagtatacaatggggttcttcagaacttgaatggctgcccccatagtacttatctgttatctactgtgtatcctgtacttgaatggttgtccccatggctatacagcagcttgtttatctaaactatagtagtacttatctgttatctactgtgtatcctgtgcttgaatggctgcccccatggctacacagcagcttgtttatataaactatagtagtgtttctgaagcaaacacgccaatTGTACTAGTGCAGCGCAACCTTACATAAtactgtcattcttttaaaacacttaaatcaaCAACCAACTCATCATATTTTATAGTGCATTTAAGCActagccaattaagttagattTAAGGGGTGCCAAAACAATTAAGAATTTGCCATGCACCCATCAACAAGTATTTACAGTAACTAACCTCAGACCTCAGGTCGGTGCTTCTGTTCACTGAAAAACTCTCCAACCCATTGCTATCCTAGTGAGTGTTGTGGGGccatctttatttatatttatgttgtgTTACAAAAGTAAAGCAGAATATTTGAAATATGGTTAATAAGAAAGTGATGTGTAATTATCAGATTTATCCACAAATTAATAACATGGGAATAAGTAATGCAAGAGAAACTTTTTACCAGTAAAAACAACTTTATCCTTCTCTTTATTTGCTCCTAGGCTACGCAGACTGTTCCTGTTTCCACCTCTCCTCCCCAGTCTGCTTCTcaggctcctcctcctccttcatcaCCAGCACCTCCTGCCCATTCCGCTCCCCCTCCAGCTGCCGCACCAGAGTCTCTTCCACCAGAGTTTTTCACTAGTGTTGTTCAGGGTGTCCTTTCGTCCATGCTGGGGTCTTTGAGTGCAGCTGATCAGAGTGGAACAGAAAGTATTGCAGATTTCATTCAGAGGCTCAGTGGCTCCCACAACATCTTCCAGCCGGATGCAGAGGGGCCTGGTGGTAGGAAACTCTTTCATGGCATTTAGTTATTCCCCAGTTCCATCTCAAATTCCATATatactgtctctttttttttttttctataccctTTAGTTGTTTCGTTCTGGTAACCCAGCCCTTTTCTTTTTAGCTTTCTATCTGTAACTGGGCCAAAAATATCTTTGTGAGAGTCCTAACTGTTCATTGCCTCATTTGTTCTAGGATTTTTTGGTGACTTGCTCACCTTGATTTGTCACAATTTCTCACTGGTGGATATGGTAATGTTACTGCATGGTCATTCCCAGCCTTTGCAGAATCTGCAGCCTCAACTGCGATCCTTCTTTCTTCAAGAGTATCTACACCAGGCAGATCCAACACCTAATAACATTCAGGTATGCCATTACTGCTACTCTGGAAACAGTCCTCTCTACTGGAATAAGTGTTCCTACATTCTTTCTTCACACCCAGACATTATGCttacttttattataaaatatctgttgTACTCTGCACCATCCGCCTATTGCGATGCCTCCACAGATGTTGGGTGTATTGATCTCtaggaatccaggattccgttcgggattcggccttattTCGGCAGGATTCCTTCCTTCAGCCAAATcgttctgcccggccgaaccaaaccctaatttgcatatgcaaactagaggtggggaaggaaatggtgtgacttttttgtcagaaagcaaggaagtaaataatgctttcaccttcccacccctaatttgcatattcaaattagggttcggtattcggaggAATCTTTCTttcaggggttcagctgaatccaaaatagtggattcggtgcatccccattaCCCAATTACAATCAAAGCGAAAAAGATTAGAACTGTACCTACTAAAATGTCAATGAACTTTGTCTTTCACTTCatttatcagtgtgtgtgtgtgttgcgtaagatttttttttctctctattccAGATGGCATCAAGAAATCTTACTAATGGCCTGGAAGAGTACATAAGAGAAAGCTTTGTAagacttttttgtcttgtttaTTTCTCCACGTCTCTCTTTATCTCTTACActgaacatttcagtgattctctAATCATGTCCCTGCATCATGTGTCTATCAGGCCTCTGTTACTGTCCGTGATGATGTTGATATCACAAGAACAAACCTTGAATTTCTACAGGACCAGTTCAACAGGATCACAACACACATCCTCCATTGTGCAGGTATCTATTTGGAAAAAGATCCACATTAGAATGTCTTGCTCTAAACCTCTCTCTCCGTCCAGCTATTCCActtaattctagggatgcaccgaatccaggattctgcctttttcagcaggattcggatttggccgaatccttctgcccggcccaaccaaattctgatttgcatatgcaaattaggagcagggaggggaaagagtgactttttgtcacaaaacaaggaagtaaaaaatgttttccccttcccaaccctaatatgcatatgcaaattaggattcggattccaaaatagtggattcggtgcatccctacttaattcTGAACTATGGTTTGTTTGATTTTACTTTTGTCATTGTAAATGGAGATCTCAACCATAGCTCACATACCAGCATATTGGTTTTCCTTATATATAATATGCCATAAAATGcctattgaattaaaaaaaaaaaaataccccgattttatgttttcccaaaattgcctCCATTTACTAATGGTCCCATACAGGCAAGCAACCCCCAGAATGTATTGTTTTACCTTGGATTAATGTTATGCTTTGTAATTGTACATTTTTGCTGAAACTATATAATGATACAACTGTTCTTGGAGACCGTACACAATCGGAATTTCTTTgccgtctcaagggggacacagggaacgatggggttaagctccatcctccggaggcaggacacttgaattatttaaatttaggTGGGCGTGCCAGAGCAGGCTTAACCCCCCACACTGAACACAGTATTCAGTTTCACAAGTGTCCTGCTCCCAGGAGGATGGACACCCATCGCAAAACCTGGTCTTCCATTCATACTTCTACCAAATTTTACAATGTTGACACCTTTTCTTTGGCCGAGGCCTCCTTTGGACGTAAGGTGTTACAATcagtaatcaaataattccaccAGTACTGGTCTAggctcgctcccaccctgctgtgtTGGGACTGCTttcagtgtggggggggggggttaagccTGTTCTCGCACGCCCACtcaatttaaataattcagtGTCCTGCATCCGGAGGATGGAGTTtaccccatcgttccctgtgtcccccttttcgactacagagaaacagatttaacggtgagtaaaaAATCCTGTTATCTATCTGTGAAGCGGAGGAGCTGCAGACCAGCTGCAGTAGATTTCACTGTGTATTACAGAGCAGAGTAGGGGCACAACTCAATACAGAACAGGGCACATTTCTGCAGAATTCCAGTTAAACAATGAATTTCTCTGTAATACCTTACTGCAGACTCCACATTTGGACAGCGGCTTCTCGAGATGTGTAACCAGTCTCTCTTTGAATGGCTTGCACTCAATCTGTATTGTCTCCGAGGGGACCAGAATGCTCTCACATCTGTCATTAATGAAAGGAttgtaagtttatttttttgcttaatacATTTCTTCTAGTGTCTTCCAAATCAGCATCATGGCTCCTGTTTATGTAACATGGctcctgtttgtgtttttttctcagcGAAGGCTCTCGCTTGACGTTTCCCCTGTGCTTGTCTCGTGGGTGACGTCTGTCCTATCCCTCCGTCTTCAAGTCTTGTTAGGACAGATGCCTGTGACTGAAGGGGAGATACAGAGACATGTACGGAGGGTGGGAGATGCTTCTCAGGTGAGAGAAAGTCATCACTAGAGAACTGAGAGAACTAGAGACACTTCAAAAAGTAGAAgcacttaaaatgcattttgttttacattttctctctCCATATTTCTTTCTCTCATCCCCACtcctttgtgttttttgtttttttttaattttttgcattcTACATTAGGTTCCTGAACCATCATCTCAGGAGCAACCAATGGAAACCATGCCTGTTGATTTCCAGGTAAAGGAGGAGATGCATCACATTACATTGTTTGGTTTTCAGCTTCTAAATTCTCCAAATTGTACAAATACCGGTACTCCTTCATATCTATTTTACATATTCTACTAGTAATCCTTACCCATCTGTGTGCTCAATTTGTGGTTTTCACCATCTGCCTTTTAACTAGCTGACGCCTTCCTTCCACATTTCTCTCTGACATTGCACATGCTCGCTGTGCCCGGGATGCAGTTTaaaagctaagattaggggtcgtTGGAAATCATCCAGCAGAGAGAGTTTGGTCagttaataaaagttttttgcctTAGGTCTAAGTATGAGGCTCTGATTCAGAATGTACTGTTTTCAGAGCTGTCATGTAATGTCATCCGAATCAATAACTCATTAACCTTCTATCTTGTTTTAAACTTAAAATACCATATATTGTAAGTCTGGCCCTAAGTTCAAGTAAATGCCAGCAGCCCATCAAAAAAAGAGTGAGCTAATGGGAGCAATCTTTACCACTAATGATTTTAGTCCCATAGGGTTAGGACCAAAACATATCGTGCAACATTTTAAAGTTCCATTAAACCCCTTTGCTCTATTTTTCTCCTTTCTCTTTAACGTCTTTGTAGACCACAAGGTGCACGACCTGTGTGTAGAGTAGGGTTTAAATGAAAGACTTTCTCCattgtctgcttgggggacacaggaacagtggggtatagctgctaccaccaggaggcaggacacaacattGAAATAATAGAACTGGCTCCTCCCAGGCTGGCTATACCTCCCAGCAGGTGGAGCCTAGGTCAGTTTTTGTTGTTTCCTTAGGAGAGTAGGACGTCTTGTTATTCATCCACACAGTCGGTTCTTTCTGACACCAGGAGATGCTCAAAACCCCTACACTGAGTAGGTGGTTGATGAATGACATCTCCAATCGAGGGTTTGTCTTCGGGGTCTAAGCAGTGCCTTGGCACGTGACCATCCAGTTTTCCCTAACTTCTCCATTCCTTCACAGGAGGAGAAACTACTGGCCGAAGGACATAGCGGGAGCGAAGCCTTGCAGAGGTGAATAGGCTTATTCCGTTCCCCTTTTTTCCTCACCTGCCTTCCCCTGTCATCCTTATTGCAGGGACGTGGGCAGCCTAGACAGAGAACAAAGCTCCGAAAAGTGTGTTCTGCCTGTTAATGTGGAGCATTTCTATGGCAACCTATCAGTTCACAGTTTAAAATGCACCGAGTAGAACCAAGGTCAACTcttcaagtcaagtggattttattgtcatttcagccatatacagtaaataactcTTGTTGTTACTGTTGCCGTGAGCACAACTGACAATAAGTGAGGCTGTTCCTTCccgcattttattaaaattggcGCCATAATTGTTACTTGCGCGCACTTCTGGGATCATTCCTTCGTGTCCGGAAGCGCGTCACTGTGTACACCGCACTCTCTCCTCAGCATTCACACGCAGCAGCTCTAACGCCAAGACACGCACTGATGGGGGAACAGAATCACAGAGTTCCAGGGCGCCGAGCTGTGCTCACAATACAGCAGACACACCAACAGTAAGGTGTATCCTTTTCTTTCACCCCTCGCTCCTCCAGCTGCCTATTACTCCCACTACTGTCTGGGCATATCATAGGTTTACCATTCAATTGGTAtattcctgttaaaaaaaaaaaaatgtaaccatgtCTGATGGCCCCTTTACTAAGGGAGCATCATCGGCATCCATGAAATTCTTAGCATGTGCCAAATGCCACAAATGTTTGCCCTTAGGGCATAAGGAGCCTTTATGCTCTCATTGCAAACCATCCGCTATGGTTTTAGAATCCCCAGGGCCTGTTCCTACCCAATTGCAGCAAACTGACGCAGTTGTCACACCAAGGGCCGATGCACTCTCTGATGCTCAAGCTACCCCTCAGTGGGCAACCCACCTCGCAACAGGGATACCCAAGCTGGCCCAGTCCCTAGACAAGCTACTAGCCAGGTTGACAACCCTAAGAGTAGGCCACATAAGCGGAGAGACCCATCGCCCTCAGAGGACGAGAGTGACGGAGGGGACAGAAGCCAATCCCCCCCTCTGCCTGACAATATGCTCTCAGAAAGAGAGCTATCCCTTAGTGAAGGGGAGGATGAGGAAACCACACCTCACTCATCAGAGGCCATAGACTCCCTAATTCTGTCAGGGATAGACATACTTCATTTACAGGATTCTGAGTCCATCTCTACGTCATCTAGCTCCCTATTCAAGAGACACAGCAAGGTGTCCACCAGTTTTTCCATATCACTCACAGCTGGACAACTTAATCCAACAAGAGTGGGATAAGCCTGAAAGGTGATTCCAAGCCAACAGAAGGTTCTTGAAACTATATCCATTTCAATCAGAGAGCATGGAAAAATTGTCTTCTCCACCGTCTGTGGATGCACACATATCCTGTCTTTCCAAGAACACGGCTCTGCAAGTACCAGATGCCTCGTCTTTTAAGGATGCTATGGACAAGGCAGTTCCCTTAGCTCAGTAGCATCTCAGGGAGCTGCACTGGAACATACTATCAACCTGGAAAATTAAGTCTCTATTCCAGATGATCCAACTCTCCACCAAGACAAGAGCATCTCTCATCTGGTGGCTAAGAACCAGCAAGCTATCCACAGGAAGGCCACTAGAAAATCCAAGGGTGCATCGACTAACAACGGATGCAAGCCTCTACGGATGGGGAGCGGTGCTGGAGGGCCACACCGTGCAGGACACTTGGTCCCAAGAAGAGACCGCACTGTCAACCAAACTGCTCAAGATTCGAGCAATTCGACCGGGACTAAAGCACTGGCAACAGGACCTCACAGGAAAAGCAGTAAAGGTCCAGTCCGACAATGCTACAACCATTTTGACACCTTGCGGCCTCTAACACACTTCGGAAGGTTCTTCAGGCCGCAGTGGTCACTGCCACTTAATCCTATCCTTCCCACCCTAAAACTtcgggacagctttggtacgtccccactgttcCTTTCTCCCCCAAGCAGAcaatagagaaaaggagatttagtGTACTCCCCGTTAAATCTccttctcttcagtcgcttgagggacacagggcttccctccctggataggGGGTATCACTGATATTCAGATACAGTTAATTACCATAATCAAGTTCTTCTTTAGTTATGTTACTATGCAGTTTACTATATATATTACTTGTTTTCCTTTGGTACTAACTGACctaggctccgcctgctggggggtatagccagcAAGGGAGGAGCCAGTTCTATTATTTTaatgttgtgtcctgcctcctggtggtAGCAGCTATACaccactgttcctgtgtcccccccaagcgactgaagagagagatttaacggtgagtacactaAATCTCCTTTTTATTGATCATTCTaaccacattaaaggggaagttgtgaTCTTTCCTCTCTGTCCTAtcagaaataattattttgccagcagatttttttaaattgtattttgcaaTTCTGGTCTTACTGGAGGCGGGAGTTGCAACTAACACTTTGAAGTATCTGAACGTAGTGATCAGTAGTTGTTTTGCCATGAAGCCTTTTCAGGTGTAAATGCATCAATCCTCTTATGGTTACCGCTTTTACAATAGATACTCCTCAAATACAGggtgaggagagcactcaaagagCAGGAACTGCTATGATCAAGGTTTTTTATATCAGGACTACATGcttacacacaacatgtttcaggccttgCATGCCCTTTCTTAAGTTTGCAGCGCATGAGCTTCCAGCAGTACTGAGCACGTCCCGTctcttttgctaatttttatagtATTGGTTATATTGGCAGCCAATGAGTAAGAAGCCTGCTTCTGGATGATGGGGCTTGACCAACAAATCATGCAAGTGCTCgagattgcataaaaaaaggaaaaaaatctgttGTCAAGGGACTTTAAAACCAAAATTGCACAAATCGGGTGCATTCTCAATGCTGGTCTGCTTTTTTCGCCCGTTTGACTTTTTAGTTTCTTACTTCCACTGcatccaggtttttttttgttgttgccccCGCCTCAGGTTTTACCTCTTCTTTTTAGCAGAATGGCGCAGCCTCTCCAGTCCCTGCCACCACCGTGGAGGAGGTTCTTTTCCTCCCATCTCAAAGTTCAGTTCCCACTATATGTCCAGATTCTGAGCATCCAACACAAGGAGATAGCGTATCTGAACAATGGACAGCATCTGTGCCGCCAGTAAGTCTCTCTGAATATGTGGGAAAGGTATTTCCTGATTTTTGGCCACCTGTAACCATGTTGCTTTGTGTCCCAGGAGTGGGTTCCGGTCATCAGACAAGATCTGCAGAACCAACGGAAGATAAAGCAGCAGCCGCCTTTGAGTGATGCCTACTTGAGTGGCATGCCTGCAAAGCGCCGCaaggtataaatatatttattttgtggtatTGCTTTAATTTAAACGTCGCCTTAATAAAGgacataaatatatttctaacacATTGGTCGGAGAAGGCTTGTATGGCTGGGAGCTACAGTCATTTTTCAGAGAAGCCTCTCTAGACAGCTGCAGTTATCTATCAttagttattaaaggaacagtaacgtcaaaaaagaaaagtgttttaaagttatgaaaatataatgcagtattgccctgcactggtaaaactgttgtgtttgcttaagaaacactactattgtttatataaataagctgcggtgtagcaatgggggcagccattcaaaggagaaaaaactcaagttacacagcagatagcagataagctctgtctgtctaatagtgtttttttttatccattagttaacctgtgccatatagcctttttttcaatttccaccatcgctacacagcagtttgtttatatgaactatagtagtgtttctgaagcaaacacatcagttttaccagtgcagggcagcactacatgatattttcattactttaaaacacttaaatgttttggtgttactgttcctttaaggtggtgAATTTCTTTTTCACGTGTGTGTGATATGGTGCCTCTAACCTAATTCTTTCCCCAGACAATGCAAGGTGAGGGGCCACACCTGTCTCTCTCTGAAGCCGTGAGCCGTGCAATGAAAGTCACAGGAGCCAAACCCGAGAGCAGCACAGAATGCGTGAAGAGGGAGCTGGATAATAGCGAAGCACAAGGAGAGTACAAAGAACAGGtaaagggttttttgttttttgttttttttaacggGACCCTGGAAATTGTGTGGCTGCTTTATAAAGATAAGCGAGTCATCCGTgcttgcaataaaatgtctcctgTATACATTACAAATAGAAAAGAATGAATAGTAGTCTATGGCAGAATGATAAGTACAAGGATCACGTTTACATGGGAACTATCGTGAATatgaaaacttaatataagcttcatcatactgaaatacattttttaaatacaatcgaTTAAATATTCGGCATTGTTTCAAGTTTATCttgactatccctctctcagcatctgtttctcttcattctgtcttcttgcagcagttgggtgtcagataatcattgacagttagatccaatatatcgtataggggggctccttttgcctagaagatgtattagagctcactctattaaaatcacaataaatcatgtctctctacatgcagaatttgtgcaaaaggcagttattttatttgtactggaatcggttatttgagtgagctctaatacatctgctaggaaaggaagcctccctataagatatattggatctaactgtcaatgattatctgacaccgactgctgcatgaagacatagttcccctttaaataatacctAACACAATGTCCTTTTCTTTTCCAGCTGTGTCAGGATATCCAGGAAATCCTCCAAGACGATGAGTCGTACAGTGCCCAGAGATTCCCCAACACACACAGGGCATTCAGGGGGGACCCCTAAACAATCGCTCAAATCTCTCCTTCAGTTATGTATATACCCTGCACAAGCCGTTCTTTTCTTATCATATTCCAGTACACTGCACACAGCCATTGTATTTTCTTATTGTAATATGTACACAACAAAGCCTTACAGTTGTTACCCCCTGCCCTTCCCACACAATGTACTAAACCTACGTCTAAAATAAGGGGTCAAATTGTTCTACGTTGCGCCCAGGCATAATGGTACCTTAATGCTGTCAATCGTCCCTAGTTGTTGGTGTATTCTGTGAGATTTGTCcatttacaatataaataaaagaatccTGCCCGTTGTCTCAGTGGGGGGCATTTGTCTCTTCTTCTTCCTGTATTAGTGACCCAACTGCATTTTGGGTTTCTGCTAAAGTGCTGTATTGAGAAAATATGTGATGATGTCAACTCCTGCTGCTTCTCTGGTGATACAAACacctaaaggggaagtaaagtctaaaatagaataaggctagaaatgctgtatattaaacataaacatgaacttactgcaccacaagcctaatcaaacaaatgatttatgctttcaaagttggccacaggggtcaccatcttgtaactttgttaaacatctttgcaagactaagactgtgcacatgctcagtgtggtctgggctgcttagggatcatcataaattatcaaaacagcacaagttaaataatatctgccagaagccgatacagcaagactgattaataatcagaatatacagactgcactgggtcttgtgttgtcatgtaatctaatgtggattttatagtttttgtattgtttaatacaaactttctccaactctgcagaaccagtggctgcagcaaaataatcctccaaatagaatccaagtttatctgtttaaatctggatccatgatctttgtccctgcagctggagttggaaacagtaaaggggatgtaaaggcaaaaataaaatccaatacaaatctctacacagtcgctgactgctctacagggaaacaaacaaagctgcttgagttctgcatggctgggaagaaaggcgggggctccccctgctgtacataagtatgattgtttccctgcagagcagttagggaccgtctgacaattcctatccacagcagtaaatgaagggagaatttcactacatacagtcaggtttcttataaaaatggtacacattgttttaattaaagtatattggagataggtttctttttttttttttaaagaaagtaaaaattggattttattatttttgcctttacatgccctttaagctgccatTTACATGAACAATCATTCCGGTTACCCTATGGAAGTACTCTACAGCAGTAATAAAGCAAGTCATGTAACACCTTGTATTGAAGAGATAAGGAAAATGAAGAAGAGCATTTCAATACAATTAAATGGGGGAGGGTGTAATTtttttggcactatataaataaaaacagttggTTGAATTTTCTCTTAAAATATGGCTACCATGCAGATGTGCTGGGCCAGGGGGACTAACGTGAACAACAGCAGCTGGCCTAAACCGTTGTCTCTCACCAAAGGCTCCTGGGTAGAAAGGGAGCAGAGATACAATGTGTTCTCTCCATTGAATGTCTGTCGCTTACTATACAGGTGTGTTCAGTATAATAGTCCAACATCCCTAAACTGTTTCCGGTAGAAATTATagttctacatggcaaataatttactagtaggtgtagtagagtaatagaaaagcaACAgacatgacatgctgctgattctgtgtcattgaatcatacGTGAGGctaaattcaaaatgatagcttgttcaaaataatagcagtgtggagctCAAAATCCTTAGAATAAGTTTTATTCCCATagacgcaaatgcattgggattactgaacattctattccaaatcaaaacataaagaaaaattacagaaagtgaagaaaagggaatattaggctgttccaaaaaatagcagtgtctgcattcttctttacaaactcattcactgtatCAACTGAATAATGTTACAAGATTtcgctttcctttgaatca
This Xenopus laevis strain J_2021 chromosome 8S, Xenopus_laevis_v10.1, whole genome shotgun sequence DNA region includes the following protein-coding sequences:
- the bag6.S gene encoding large proline-rich protein bag6-B isoform X2, translated to MAANEKMDVTVKTLDSQTRTFTVEAEILVKEFKAHISSAVGITPEKQRLIYQGRVLQEDKKLNEYNVDGKVIHLVERAPPQTQTSTSGPSTSSSTSPSSSNAAPVPGAPERNGNSYVMVGTFNLPHVMSGLGEASRGPSVSTISGNDGSTLDVHINLDQQLPVQSEPRVRLVLAQNILQDIQRNLDRLEGQPGNEQAAEPMDTAESEGEASSRETLPQTTQNADGQSNSTPTSHPSPSEYVEVLQSLSRVEERLAPFMQRYREILSSATSDTYENQEREQSQRIINLVGESLRLLGNALVAVSDLRCNLSSASPRHLHVVRPMSHYSGPMLLQQAAIPIQINVGTTVSTTGNGTHAGHVPSDGNATPSTNTSEHQRSNSENQPPPSGERPASDAPPNSVPHPHPRVIRITHQTVEPVMMMHMNIQDSASGGPTNIPPPTAGHGGSAHIHMPGLPPEFMQAISNQITQQAMAAASGQQIPGFQAPPRFVFTRPAAPSFNFQPGAAATTPPAPGGATTTAPGATVGPAGNASLAQMISGLVGQLLMHPVVVAQGGSSTSSTTSTSTSTSTSSSTSSSSSTVPTSTTTTTSTSFPNVSSVPSAQLPPGTDQHLSQLLGSLLGTASSGMSNLTMGSPSITVTVPGMPAFLQGVTDILQATQTVPVSTSPPQSASQAPPPPSSPAPPAHSAPPPAAAPESLPPEFFTSVVQGVLSSMLGSLSAADQSGTESIADFIQRLSGSHNIFQPDAEGPGGFFGDLLTLICHNFSLVDMVMLLHGHSQPLQNLQPQLRSFFLQEYLHQADPTPNNIQMASRNLTNGLEEYIRESFASVTVRDDVDITRTNLEFLQDQFNRITTHILHCADSTFGQRLLEMCNQSLFEWLALNLYCLRGDQNALTSVINERIRRLSLDVSPVLVSWVTSVLSLRLQVLLGQMPVTEGEIQRHVRRVGDASQVPEPSSQEQPMETMPVDFQNGAASPVPATTVEEVLFLPSQSSVPTICPDSEHPTQGDSVSEQWTASVPPEWVPVIRQDLQNQRKIKQQPPLSDAYLSGMPAKRRKTMQGEGPHLSLSEAVSRAMKVTGAKPESSTECVKRELDNSEAQGEYKEQLCQDIQEILQDDESYSAQRFPNTHRAFRGDP
- the bag6.S gene encoding large proline-rich protein bag6-B (The RefSeq protein has 2 substitutions compared to this genomic sequence) produces the protein MAANEKMDVTVKTLDSQTRTFTVEAEILVKEFKAHISSAVGITPEKQRLIYQGRVLQEDKKLNEYNVDGKVIHLVERAPPQTQTSTSGPSTSSSTSPSSSNAAPVPGAPERNGNSYVMVGTFNLPHVMSGLGEASRGPSVSTISGSEPRVRLVLAQNILQDIQRNLDRLEGQPGNEQAAEPMDTAESEGEASSRETLPQTTQNADGQSNSTPTSHPSPSEYVEVLQSLSRVEERLAPFMQRYREILSSATSDTYENQEREQSQRIINLVGESLRLLGNALVAVSDLRCNLSSASPRHLHVVRPMSHYSGPMLLQQAAIPIQINVGTTVSTTGNGTHAGHVPSDGNATPSTNTSEHQRSNSENQPPPSGERPASDAPPNSVPHPHPRVIRITHQTVEPVMMMHMNIQDSASGGPTNIPPPTAGHGGSAHIHMPGLPPEFMQAISNQITQQAMAAASGQQIPGFQAPPRFVFTRPAAPSFNFQPGAAATTPPAPGGATTTAPGATVGPAGNASLAQMISGLVGQLLMHPVVVAQGGSSTSSTTSTSTSTSTSSSTSSSSSTVPTSTTTTTSTSFPNVSSVPSAQLPPGTDQHLSQLLGSLLGTASSGMSNLTMGSPSITVTVPGMPAFLQGVTDILQATQTVPVSTSPPQSASQAPPPPSSPAPPAHSAPPPAAAPESLPPEFFTSVVQGVLSSMLGSLSAADQSGTESIADFIQRLSGSHNIFQPDAEGPGGFFGDLLTLICHNFSLVDMVMLLHGHSQPLQNLQPQLRSFFLQEYLHQADPTPNNIQMASRNLTNGLEEYIRESFASVTVRDDVDITRTNLEFLQDQFNRITTHILHCADSTFGQRLLEMCNQSLFEWLALNLYCLRGDQNALTSVINERIRRLSLDVSPVLVSWVTSVLSLRLQVLLGQMPVTEGEIQRHVRRVGDASQVPEPSSQEQPMETMPVDFQQNGAASPVPATTVEEVLFLPPQSSVPTICPDSEHPTQGDSVSEQWTASVPPEWVPVIRQDLQNQRKIKQQPPLSDAYLSGMPAKRRKTMQGEGPHLSLSEAVSRAMKVTGAKPESSTECVKRELDNSEAQGEYKEQLCQDIQEILQDDESYTAQRFPNTHRAFRGDP